The Huiozyma naganishii CBS 8797 chromosome 1, complete genome genome window below encodes:
- the KNAG0A03685 gene encoding uncharacterized protein (similar to Saccharomyces cerevisiae YBR197C and YPL077C; ancestral locus Anc_8.546), which yields MEAMQGMMDTPETGDINNTKRSRKNRRAGLENAVSSGSLAKLPSRKRGKSKGRKRETGSSSSEFGGVSRVQLGDASDVPLRPNTEVTAVTLPRSASRLGDEIDKLDGSFASMHTTDTTTTGQRVPHSGGRHGSNRNEDASPWTGIDTLDDVRRLAQQTKSETHFQSDFEDRLLETRRDHVQLLSIMRERTEHLAEYRTAETAPPPPPRGPQERGHPSDFVSHSDSHGDHGGATYVKNYADTLESIPTLRASENRYIDRIEATIRGVQSAPHL from the coding sequence ATGGAAGCTATGCAGGGGATGATGGACACTCCCGAGACCGGTGacatcaacaacaccaaGCGATCCCGGAAGAATCGGCGCGCGGGTCTTGAAAATGCGGTGAGTTCTGGTTCTTTGGCGAAACTACCGTCTCGAAAGCGGGGCAAGTCCAAAGGTAGAAAGCGAGAAACGGGCAGTTCATCGTCCGAGTTTGGTGGGGTCAGTAGAGTACAACTGGGGGATGCCAGTGATGTGCCGCTGAGACCCAACACTGAGGTCACTGCTGTAACTTTACCCAGATCTGCTAGCCGACTGGGGGATGAGATCGATAAATTGGACGGGTCCTTTGCATCGATGCACACGACggacaccaccaccacaggCCAGAGAGTCCCGCACAGTGGCGGCCGCCACGGATCGAACAGGAATGAGGATGCGAGTCCCTGGACCGGGATAGATACTTTAGACGATGTCCGGCGGCTTGCACAGCAGACCAAGAGCGAGACGCATTTCCAGTCCGATTTCGAGGACCGGTTGCTGGAGACACGGCGCGACCATGTACAACTACTGAGTATAATGCGGGAGCGTACGGAACATCTCGCGGAGTACCGCACTGCCGAAACGGccccaccaccaccacctcGGGGACCACAAGAAAGAGGACACCCCTCCGACTTTGTTAGTCATAGCGATAGCCATGGCGACCACGGTGGGGCCACGTACGTCAAGAACTACGCGGACACGCTGGAGAGCATCCCGACTCTGCGGGCCTCCGAGAACCGGTACATCGACAGAATAGAGGCCACGATTAGGGGAGTGCAGAGTGCCCCACACCTGTGA
- the MED8 gene encoding RNA polymerase II mediator complex subunit MED8 (similar to Saccharomyces cerevisiae MED8 (YBR193C); ancestral locus Anc_8.551): protein MSQEPVQSHPKANDLAPPDGIEPDFSGVPTQALDAVRMRVAQLTHSLRRVRDDLSKSELPQWYSLQAQLNVTLSQLMSVTSTLEHYYETLDSTVIYPLPNFPTTSHENLLTTLLRKKFPPDVEEWIKVSKETFDIPSNTLSSEETRKILQNDINITKWALGIFAEQFEKQNFKENNDDNMIIDSQESSINNYKPSRPFEADDILKYMYCGQIPTTSSDDVNQ, encoded by the coding sequence ATGTCACAGGAACCTGTCCAATCGCACCCAAAGGCCAATGATTTGGCACCTCCAGACGGAATTGAACCTGATTTTAGTGGAGTTCCAACTCAGGCACTGGATGCAGTAAGAATGCGAGTGGCACAATTAACTCATTCATTGCGCCGCGTAAGGGATGATCTCAGTAAATCAGAACTGCCCCAGTGGTACTCGCTTCAGGCACAACTGAACGTGACACTTTCTCAGCTGATGTCCGTCACGTCGACGCTAGAGCATTATTACGAAACCCTCGATTCGACGGTGATATATCCATTACCGAACTTTCCCACAACATCACACGAAAATCTCCTCACCACTCTGCTCAGAAAGAAATTTCCCCCTGATGTAGAGGAGTGGATCAAAGTGTCCAAGGAAACATTTGATATTCCATCTAATACTTTATCTTCAGAAGAGACTCGCAAGATTTTGCAAAACGACATTAACATAACGAAGTGGGCCCTGGGGATTTTTGCAGAACAGTTCGAGAAAcagaacttcaaagaaaataaCGATGATAATATGATAATAGACAGTCAGGAAAGTAGTATCAATAACTATAAACCAAGTAGGCCATTTGAGGCCGATGATATACTCAAATACATGTACTGCGGTCAAATACCGACCACTTCGTCCGACGATGTAAATCAATAA
- the RPL21A gene encoding 60S ribosomal protein eL21 (similar to Saccharomyces cerevisiae RPL21A (YBR191W) and RPL21B (YPL079W); ancestral locus Anc_8.553), translating to MGKSHGYRSRTRYMFQRDFRKHGAVALSTYLKVYKVGDIVDIKANGSIQKGMPHKFYQGKTGVVYNVTKSSVGVIINKMVGNRYLEKRLNLRVEHIKHSKCRAEFLERVKANAAKRVEAKAQGVAVQLKRQPAQPREARVVSTEGNIPQTLAPVPYETFI from the exons ATGGGTAAATC TCATGGTTACAGATCTCGTACTCGTTACATGTTCCAACGTGACTTCAGGAAGCACGGGGCTGTCGCCTTGTCTACCTACCTGAAGGTCTACAAAGTTGGTGACATTGTTGACATCAAGGCCAACGGTTCCATCCAGAAGGGTATGCCACACAAGTTCTACCAAGGTAAGACCGGTGTCGTCTACAACGTCACCAAGTCCTCTGTCGgtgtcatcatcaacaagatGGTTGGTAACAGATACCTTGAAAAGAGATTGAACTTGAGAGTCGAGCACATCAAGCACTCCAAGTGTAGAGCTGAGTTCTTGGAAAGAGTCAAGGCCAACGCTGCCAAGAGAGTTGAGGCCAAGGCCCAAGGTGTTGCCgtccaattgaagagacaGCCAGCCCAGCCAAGAGAAGCCCGTGTTGTTTCCACCGAAGGTAACATCCCACAAACTTTGGCTCCAGTTCCATACGAAACTTTCATTTAA
- the AIM4 gene encoding Aim4p (similar to Saccharomyces cerevisiae YBR194W; ancestral locus Anc_8.550), which produces MSSSYKVEKPSKSKTRNESSNKRVTKEGTPEKTAIDDDSKELSSKSIFFDPDWNPEGRAPLGHKNISYNFATFNRRLELEPKLSGLHNVKLPDVLR; this is translated from the exons ATGTCATCAAGTT ATAAAGTCGAGAAGCCATCGAAGTCTAAAACCAGGAACGAAAGTTCCAACAAACGGGTTACCAAAGAAGGTACACCAGAAAAAACCGCCATTGACGATGATAGTAAGGAATTGAGTAGCAAgagtatattttttgacCCTGATTGGAATCCTGAAGGCCGTGCTCCACTCGGGCACAAGAATATATCATATAATTTTGCAACCTTTAATCGCAGACTTGAACTAGAACCGAAGCTGTCCGGTTTACACAATGTCAAATTACCTGATGTACTAAGGTGA
- the MSI1 gene encoding Msi1p (similar to Saccharomyces cerevisiae MSI1 (YBR195C); ancestral locus Anc_8.548) gives MTADEPGISTISEDLQTRYAYWKKNTKLLYDYLNTNTAKWPSLTCQFFPDVDANTDTHRILLSSYTSCQLPEDENVYVASISTLAHLDWASLNNFDMDEMEFKPDRTTKFPPKNLATNVSITFPRGDCNRARYMPQNPDVIAAASSNGAVYVFNRTKHGTRRIQKHAASDAEQDYGPYEARFYNEETDEARRTPVDNEAVSLAWNHHREGTLAVAYSHGAVKVWDLQRFNVDNTTISETEWECSNFDSRGVNDVSWMSQHDSILAACGERSDSLALFDTRAQNAVAKIRNQFKSEGINACKFNWENNLLLASTDSTGRTNLWDVRKLSAEPIVHFDHGGSVSTLEWNPHDHSVLATAGQSDGLIKIWDTSLEIEDKTIFVHSGHMLGVNDIAWDLHDPWLMCSVSNDNSVHVWKPAANLVQRCTSP, from the coding sequence ATGACTGCTGATGAACCCGGAATCTCTACTATCTCAGAAGACCTACAGACGCGGTACGCGTACTGGAAGAAAAACACCAAGCTACTGTACGACTACCTCAACACAAACACGGCGAAATGGCCATCACTGACATGCCAGTTCTTCCCTGACGTCGATGCAAACACTGACACGCACCGGATCCTGCTCTCCTCGTACACTTCCTGCCAGTTGCCAGAGGACGAAAACGTTTACGTGGCCAGCATATCCACGCTCGCACACCTCGATTGGGCATCGTTGAACAACTTCGACATGGACGAGATGGAATTTAAGCCAGACCGCACCACCAAGTTCCCACCGAAAAACCTAGCCACAAACGTGTCCATCACTTTCCCGAGGGGCGACTGCAACAGGGCGCGATACATGCCCCAGAACCCGGACGTCATCGCTGCGGCATCCTCCAACGGTGCAGTCTACGTGTTCAACAGGACCAAGCACGGCACGAGGCGAATTCAAAAACACGCAGCATCTGACGCTGAACAGGACTACGGCCCCTATGAGGCGCGATTCTACAATGAGGAGACGGACGAAGCTAGGCGTACGCCAGTGGATAACGAGGCAGTTTCGCTCGCTTGGAACCACCACAGGGAGGGGACGCTTGCTGTTGCGTACTCCCACGGTGCCGTCAAAGTGTGGGACCTACAGAGATTCAATGTCGACAATACCACGATCAGCGAGACCGAGTGGGAATGCTCCAATTTCGACAGCAGAGGCGTCAATGATGTCAGCTGGATGTCGCAACATGATAGCATTTTAGCAGCGTGCGGAGAGAGATCCGACAGTTTGGCACTGTTCGACACAAGGGCACAGAACGCTGTGGCTAAGATACGAAACCAGTTCAAAAGTGAGGGCATAAATGCTTGCAAATTCAACTGGGAGAATAATTTGCTACTAGCGTCCACAGACTCTACGGGGAGGACGAACCTCTGGGATGTTAGGAAACTGTCTGCGGAACCGATTGTACATTTCGATCATGGTGGGTCCGTCTCCACATTGGAATGGAATCCACATGATCACAGTGTACTTGCTACAGCAGGACAAAGTGATGGGCTTATAAAGATATGGGATACATCCCTGGAGATAGAAGATAAGACTATATTTGTGCACTCCGGGCACATGTTGGGAGTCAACGACATAGCATGGGACCTCCATGACCCCTGGCTCATGTGCAGTGTATCCAACGACAACTCAGTGCACGTCTGGAAACCTGCAGCCAACTTGGTCCAGCGTTGTACGTCACCATAA
- the PGI1 gene encoding glucose-6-phosphate isomerase (similar to Saccharomyces cerevisiae PGI1 (YBR196C); ancestral locus Anc_8.547), with product MSSFSLATELPAWSKLQKLYDAQGKTLSVKKEFEQDSQRFNKLSKTFTNFDGSKILFDFSKNLVNDEVLAALIELAKEANVTSLRDAMFAGEHINTTEDRAVYHVALRNRADKVMKVDGTNVAPEVDSVLAHMKEFSEQVRSGAWTGYTGKKITDVVNIGIGGSDLGPVMVTEALKHYAGVLDVHFVSNIDGTHLAEVLKVVNPETTLFLVASKTFTTAETITNANSAKTWFLNTVKDEKHIAKHFAALSTNEEAVAAFGIDTKNMFGFENWVGGRYSVWSAIGLSVALYVGFENFENFLKGAEAVDKHFCETPLEENIPLLGGLLSVWYNNFFGAQTHLVAPFDQYLHRFPAYLQQLSMESNGKSVTRGNVFANYSTGSILFGEPATNAQHSFFQLVHQGTKLIPADFILAAQSHNPLADNLHQKMLASNFFAQAEALMVGKDENQVKAEGATGGLVPHKIFSGNRPTTSILAQKITPATLGSLIAYYEHVTFTEGAVWNINSFDQWGVELGKVLAKVIGKELDDKSAVATHDESTNGLINQFKQWM from the coding sequence ATGTCCTCTTTCAGTCTAGCCACCGAATTGCCAGCTTGGTCTAAGTTGCAAAAACTTTACGATGCTCAAGGTAAGACCTTGTCCGTCAAGAAGGAGTTCGAACAGGACTCTCAACgtttcaacaagttgagCAAGACCTTCACCAACTTCGACGGGTCCAAGATCCTGTTCGACTTCTCCAAGAACTTGGTCAACGACGAAGTGTTGGCTGCTTTGATCGAGTTGGCCAAAGAGGCCAACGTCACCAGTCTAAGAGACGCCATGTTCGCTGGTGAACACATCAACACCACAGAAGACCGTGCCGTGTACCACGTCGCCTTGAGAAACAGAGCTGACAAGGTCATGAAGGTCGACGGTACCAACGTCGCCCCAGAGGTCGACTCCGTCCTGGCCCACATGAAGGAGTTCTCCGAGCAAGTGCGTTCCGGTGCCTGGACCGGTTACAcggggaagaagatcacCGACGTCGTCAACATCGGTATCGGTGGTTCCGACCTGGGCCCAGTCATGGTCACCGAGGCATTGAAGCACTACGCCGGTGTCCTGGACGTCCACTTCGTCTCCAACATCGACGGTACCCACTTGGCAGAGGTCTTGAAGGTCGTCAACCCAGAAACCACCCTTTTCTTGGTCGCTTCCAAGACTTTCACCACCGCGGAAACCATCACGAACGCCAACTCTGCCAAGACCTGGTTCCTGAACACCGTCAAGGATGAAAAGCACATCGCCAAGCATTTCGCCGCGTTGTCCACCAACGAGGAGGCCGTCGCCGCCTTCGGGATCGACACCAAGAACATGTTCGGTTTCGAGAACTGGGTCGGTGGCCGTTACTCCGTCTGGTCCGCCATCGGGTTGTCCGTCGCCCTCTACGTCGGTTTCGAGaacttcgagaacttcttgaagggtGCCGAGGCTGTCGACAAGCACTTCTGCGAGACCCCATTGGAGGAGAACATCCCATTGCTAGGTGGTCTGTTGTCCGTCTGGTACAACAACTTCTTCGGTGCCCAGACCCACTTGGTCGCCCCATTCGACCAGTACTTGCACAGATTCCCAGCCTACTTGCAACAGCTGTCCATGGAGTCCAACGGTAAGTCCGTCACCAGAGGCAACGTCTTTGCCAACTACTCCACTGGGTCCATCCTGTTCGGTGAGCCAGCCACCAACGCCCAGCACTCCTTCTTCCAATTGGTCCACCAAGGTACCAAGCTGATCCCAGCCGACTTCATCTTGGCCGCCCAATCCCACAACCCTCTAGCTGACAACCTCCACCAAAAGATGTTGGCCTCAAACTTCTTCGCCCAGGCGGAAGCCCTGATGGTCGGTAAGGACGAGAACCAGGTCAAGGCCGAAGGTGCCACTGGCGGCTTGGTCCCACACAAGATCTTCTCCGGGAACAGACCAACCACCTCCATCTTGGCCCAAAAGATCACCCCAGCAACCCTAGGTTCCTTGATCGCCTACTACGAGCACGTCACCTTCACCGAAGGTGCCGTCTGGAACATCAACTCCTTCGACCAATGGGGTGTCGAACTAGGTAAGGTCCTAGCCAAGGTCATCGGTAAGGAATTGGACGACAAGTCCGCCGTCGCTACCCACGACGAATCCACCAACGGTTTGATCAACCAGTTCAAGCAATGGATGTAA
- the RIM2 gene encoding Rim2p (similar to Saccharomyces cerevisiae RIM2 (YBR192W); ancestral locus Anc_8.552) → MTKKPFEEFEDLEDRAMESLPYLASDEKGANFRDPVTLGANSDAPEVHGTVKPWVHFVAGGIGGMAGAVVTCPFDLVKTRLQSDIYQSIYQSKAVPAGNQQMSIVRQSMIHFKETVGILTNVYKLEGFRSLFKGLGPNLVGVIPARSINFFTYGTTKELYSRSFNNGHEAPWIHLLAAATAGITTSTATNPIWLIKTRVQLDKAGTTRQYKNSWDCLKSVIKTEGIYGLYRGLSASYLGSVESILQWLLYEQMRHLIKQRSIEKFGHANDGLKSTSDKVKEWCQRSGSAGLAKFCASIITYPHEVVRTRLRQMPMENGKLKYTGLVQSFKVILKEEGFASMYSGLTPHLMRTVPNSIIMFGTWELVIKLLS, encoded by the coding sequence atgacgaagaaaccaTTTGAAGAGTTCGAGGACCTGGAGGACCGTGCTATGGAGTCGCTGCCATATTTGGCAAGTGATGAGAAGGGCGCAAACTTTAGGGACCCAGTAACATTGGGTGCAAACTCCGATGCCCCGGAAGTACACGGAACTGTCAAACCATGGGTTCattttgttgctggtggtaTTGGTGGTATGGCAGGTGCCGTCGTCACATGCCCATTCGATCTTGTCAAAACGCGGTTGCAAAGTGATATATACCAATCGATATACCAGTCGAAAGCTGTGCCTGCGGGCAATCAGCAGATGAGTATTGTGAGACAGTCTATGATCCACTTCAAAGAGACGGTTGGAATATTAACGAACGTTTATAAACTGGAAGGATTTAGGAGTCTTTTCAAAGGGCTGGGTCCGAATCTGGTGGGTGTCATACCGGCCAGAAGTATTAATTTCTTTACCTATGGAACTACAAAGGAATTGTATTCAAGGTCTTTTAATAATGGCCACGAGGCACCATGGATTCACCTACTAGCGGCAGCCACTGCTGGTATTACGACATCAACAGCGACGAATCCCATCTGGCTGATCAAAACAAGAGTACAACTAGATAAAGCTGGTACAACAAGGCAGTATAAAAACTCATGGGATTGCTTAAAGAGTGTCATCAAGACTGAGGGTATTTATGGGCTATACAGAGGGTTGAGTGCCTCGTACTTAGGGTCGGTGGAGAGTATATTACAGTGGTTGTTGTATGAGCAAATGAGACATTTGATCAAGCAACGGTCCATAGAGAAGTTTGGACACGCCAACGACGGCTTGAAATCTACTTCCGACAAAGTCAAGGAATGGTGCCAGCGGTCCGGAAGTGCAGGTCTCGCCAAATTTTGCGCCAGCATAATCACATACCCCCACGAAGTAGTGAGAACGAGGTTGCGGCAAATGCCAATGGAGAATGGGAAACTAAAATATACTGGTTTAgttcaaagtttcaaagTCATTCTCAAAGAGGAAGGTTTTGCATCAATGTACAGTGGGCTGACGCCTCACCTAATgagaactgttccaaataGCATAATTATGTTTGGAACCTGGGAGCTGGTAATCAAACTGCTTTCATAA
- the TAF5 gene encoding chromatin modification protein (similar to Saccharomyces cerevisiae TAF5 (YBR198C); ancestral locus Anc_8.544), with protein sequence MSSQNSQQQQQQRGQQRQQQNAGQSQAQAQAQAQAQSRPAGQFSAQDLNRIVLEYLNKKGYHRTEAMLRAESGRTATQPSKDSPGTAKNGKVPELTTEPPMPGKGAKPVSNPAGYSSGSKRDADGGLVSKQLESMNTPENYIRAFTLLKNWVNTSLEIYQSELRYIMYPIFIYLFLDLVKKDVIVARRFFDKFSGEFKVLHGSEINRLFSVNSVDHIRENEIASAFESNRYRITISRTVFGLLLYFLNENESMGGALVISIFNEHIQPNVVTTLESKDKLSDGIEILTDGEKGKNADLELNSAPVKLGPFPQDEDFVKEVETELKIKDDQEAAAQGVSESNDSGETAKPTLVQEFKKMNNQPVDTESNSKDEKSTERSVGPEGGETPKAEKPVTSDTNKFAEDIIIKQEQQKPVQVEGEIKVTELPGSMESPPREILPLPPKTTYDIKLEIQKVKESRDAIKMDNLQLALPTVCMYTFHNTNRDMTSLEFSDDSRLAAAGFQDSYIKLWSLDGSSLISNKIPSYKRKEMETTDPATSTLIGHSGSVYSTSFSPDSRFLLSGSEDKTVRLWSLDTHTALVSYKGHNHPVWDVKFSPLGHYFATASHDQTARLWSCDHIYPLRIFAGHLSDVDTVSFHPNGCYVFTGSSDKTCRMWDISTGDSVRYFWVHTAPILSTVVTPDGRWLCTGSDDGLINLWDIGTGKRIKQMRGHGKNAVHSLTLNKEGNVLLSGGADHSVRVWDLKKATNEPGLEPEQPFIGHIGDVTASINQDVKDFGRRRTIIPTTDLLSSFYTKQTPVFKVKFTRNNLALSGGPFREV encoded by the coding sequence ATGTCCTCTCAGAAttcacagcagcagcagcagcagaggGGTCAACAAAGACAACAGCAGAATGCTGGACAGTCTCAAGCCCAGGCCCAGGCTCAGGCCCAGGCGCAGAGCAGGCCCGCGGGCCAGTTCTCTGCACAGGACTTGAACAGGATTGTTCTCGAATATCTGAATAAGAAGGGCTACCATCGGACAGAAGCCATGTTGAGGGCAGAGAGTGGGCGGACTGCTACTCAGCCCAGCAAGGATTCACCCGGTACTGCGAAGAACGGGAAAGTACCTGAGTTGACCACTGAGCCGCCGATGCCTGGTAAGGGTGCCAAGCCGGTTTCCAACCCAGCCGGTTACAGCAGCGGGTCGAAGCGAGATGCCGATGGTGGTCTTGTTTCGAAACAACTGGAGAGTATGAACACCCCTGAAAACTATATACGAGCGTTCacccttttgaaaaactgggTTAACACTTCTTTGGAGATCTACCAGTCCGAACTGAGGTATATCATGTACCCAATCTTCATATACCTGTTTTTGGATCTGGTCAAGAAGGATGTCATTGTGGCGCGACGGTTTTTTGACAAGTTTTCCGGCGAGTTCAAAGTGCTGCATGGGTCCGAGATCAACAGGCTGTTCAGTGTGAATTCCGTGGACCACATCAGGGAAAACGAAATCGCAAGCGCTTTTGAGTCTAACAGGTACAGAATCACCATTTCGAGAACTGTGTTTGGTTTGCTGTTGTATTTCCTAAACGAAAACGAATCCATGGGGGGGGCACTGGTCATCAGTATCTTCAACGAACATATACAGCCCAATGTAGTGACTACATTGGAGTCGAAGGATAAGTTATCTGATGGGATTGAGATATTGACTGATGGggagaaggggaagaatGCAGATCTGGAGCTAAACTCTGCGCCAGTCAAGCTGGGGCCCTTCCCTCAAGATGAGGATTTTGTGAAAGAGGTTGAGACGGAGTTGAAGATTAAGGATGACCAAGAGGCGGCAGCACAAGGTGTGAGTGAGTCAAATGATTCTGGCGAGACGGCGAAACCCACTTTGGTACaagagttcaagaaaatgaaCAACCAACCTGTAGACACAGAGTCCAACAGTAAAGATGAAAAGAGTACAGAGAGGAGCGTTGGACCCGAGGGTGGAGAAACTCCTAAGGCGGAAAAACCGGTCACGAGCGATACCAACAAGTTTGCGGAGGATATTATAATAAAACAAGAGCAGCAAAAACCAGTACAAGTTGAAGGGGAGATCAAAGTGACAGAATTGCCCGGGTCGATGGAATCCCCACCCAGAGAAATCTTACCACTACCGCCCAAGACAACTTATGATATCAAGTTAGAGATCCAAAAAGTGAAGGAGTCCAGAGACGCCATAAAGATGGATAACTTGCAACTGGCACTTCCCACGGTGTGCATGTACACATTCCACAACACGAACCGAGATATGACGTCGCTTGAGTTCAGCGACGACTCTCGTCTTGCAGCGGCCGGGTTTCAAGACAGTTACATCAAGTTGTGGTCGCTCGACGGGTCATCACTTATCAGCAACAAGATCCCATCTTACAAGCGGAAGGAGATGGAGACGACGGATCCAGCAACAAGCACACTGATAGGACACAGTGGGAGCGTGTACTCTACTAGTTTTAGTCCTGACAGTAGGTTCTTACTGTCCGGTTCTGAGGACAAGACCGTGCGGCTTTGGTCTCTGGACACGCATACTGCACTGGTCAGTTACAAGGGCCACAACCACCCTGTATGGGATGTGAAGTTCTCCCCCTTGGGCCACTACTTCGCGACCGCGTCGCACGATCAAACGGCGAGGCTGTGGTCGTGCGATCACATCTACCCTCTACGTATCTTTGCAGGCCACTTGAGTGACGTCGACACCGTGTCCTTCCACCCTAACGGTTGCTACGTGTTCACAGGGTCCAGCGACAAGACGTGCCGAATGTGGGATATCAGTACTGGTGATTCTGTGCGGTATTTTTGGGTCCACACGGCGCCGATCCTTTCCACTGTGGTGACACCGGATGGGAGATGGTTATGCACTGGGAGCGACGACGGGCTGATCAATCTATGGGATATTGGTACTGGGAAGCGTATCAAGCAGATGCGTGGTCATGGGAAAAACGCTGTCCACTCGCTGACGTTGAACAAAGAGGGGAACGTGCTGCTGAGTGGTGGTGCGGACCACTCTGTCCGTGTATGGGATCTGAAGAAGGCGACTAACGAGCCCGGGTTGGAACCTGAGCAGCCGTTCATCGGCCACATTGGGGACGTCACTGCATCGATCAATCAGGATGTGAAGGATTTCGGGAGACGGCGCACGATCATCCCGACGACGGACTTGCTCTCGTCGTTCTACACCAAGCAGACGCCCGTTTTCAAAGTCAAGTTCACGAGAAACAATCTGGCGCTTTCGGGGGGGCCCTTCAGAGAAGTATAG